The Armatimonadia bacterium genome contains a region encoding:
- a CDS encoding Gfo/Idh/MocA family oxidoreductase — MPQTVRIGLIGAGFMGQKAHLENYVTIPECKVVALAEGREATARQVADKFGIAHVYPDHRAMLAAEELDAVVAVMPYRLYHAVVPEVLQAGLPLLTEKPMCLRTDTARGLAELADRQGVVYYVGYMKRSLPATQEAVKTLRQWQASGEVGSMRYLRALMPPGNWTFDIERPVSGPDAPVSYEGEAPEAPPEHLSPEMQRKYDSFVNYYIHQVNLIRYLLGEDWHVTYVDPTEAVLAGESESGVPVVLEMQGYGLKNGWEESYRVVFEAGKVDLSVPAPLARQRGGELDVFSSATQTSIRPVLPPHWCFLEQARHFVRCLRGEDTPRVSVWDAVKDLEVADEYVRLLEKRR, encoded by the coding sequence ATGCCGCAGACAGTAAGGATCGGGTTGATCGGCGCCGGCTTCATGGGCCAGAAGGCGCACCTTGAGAACTACGTGACGATTCCGGAATGCAAGGTCGTTGCGCTGGCGGAGGGGAGAGAGGCGACGGCGAGGCAGGTGGCGGACAAGTTCGGCATCGCGCACGTCTACCCTGACCACCGGGCGATGCTGGCGGCCGAGGAGCTTGATGCAGTGGTGGCGGTCATGCCCTACCGACTCTACCATGCGGTGGTGCCGGAGGTTCTCCAGGCCGGCCTGCCTCTGCTGACCGAGAAGCCCATGTGCCTGCGCACCGACACCGCACGGGGCCTGGCAGAGCTGGCCGATCGTCAGGGCGTCGTGTACTACGTGGGCTACATGAAGCGCTCGCTGCCCGCAACGCAGGAGGCCGTGAAGACGCTTCGCCAGTGGCAGGCCAGTGGCGAAGTGGGATCGATGCGCTACCTGCGGGCCCTGATGCCGCCGGGGAACTGGACCTTCGACATCGAGAGGCCTGTAAGTGGCCCGGATGCACCAGTCAGCTACGAGGGCGAAGCTCCCGAGGCGCCGCCGGAGCACCTCTCACCGGAGATGCAGCGCAAGTACGACTCCTTCGTGAACTACTACATTCACCAGGTGAACCTGATCCGCTACCTGTTGGGGGAGGACTGGCACGTCACCTACGTCGACCCCACGGAGGCGGTGCTGGCTGGTGAGTCGGAGAGCGGAGTGCCGGTGGTGCTGGAAATGCAGGGCTACGGGCTCAAGAACGGCTGGGAGGAAAGCTATCGGGTGGTGTTCGAGGCCGGCAAGGTGGATCTGTCCGTCCCGGCACCCCTGGCGCGCCAGCGTGGTGGAGAGCTGGACGTCTTCTCATCGGCGACGCAGACCAGTATCCGGCCGGTCTTGCCGCCGCACTGGTGCTTCCTTGAGCAGGCCCGGCACTTCGTCCGCTGCCTCCGCGGCGAGGATACTCCGCGAGTGTCAGTGTGGGATGCGGTGAAGGATCTCGAGGTCGC